CAATGACACACTGTTCTTAGCTGATTTAGTCGGTGACGAAGGACGCGTTTTCGCATTTGATATTCAGCAACAAGCACTGAATACAACCAAGCAACATCTTGGTGAGCTAGCTGATCGCGCTACACTCATTCATGATAGCCATGCGAATGTCCGCCAATACGTAGAGGGCGAGATTAGCGGCGCTATGTTCAACTTAGGCTATTTACCTTACAGTGATAATCCCAGTATCATCACAACTCCTTCTTCCACGATCGCTGCACTCGATTCGTTACTAGGTTTGCTAAAAAAATCTGGCATTATCACGATTACTGTATACGACGGACATGAAGGCGGAGCGGAAGAACGCGATGCACTGCTTGATTATGTCTCGAAATTACACCAAGGTGATGTGCATGCGATCCGCTATGAATTGCTAAATCAAAGAAGAAACCCTCCATTCTTACTTGCACTGGAGAAAATGAAAGATTTTACAAAAGTGCGTACAGTAGAAGCTGGAGAATCATAAAACCCGTTGCCACAGTAGATTGTGGCAACGGGTTTTATTCAATCAAATTTACGTATATCTGCGATCGGGTCGATTTTCAGGAAGTCCACTTCGTTGACAAATCGCACGAGTTTTTCTGCGGTTTCAAAGGCAGAACTTAACTGACCTTCTCTTTTATACGCCTCGAATCTTCTCAAGTGTGGAAATTGCTGTTCAGTTGATGAACGAATCGTCTCTTGCATCCCTGTATCGATAATGCCTGGCGCAATCGATACAATGCCGGTTGGATACTCCGCCGCTTTCTGCTCCTGTGCAACAACACGTGAAAACTGATCAAGTCCAGCCTTTGTTGTACAATAAATCCCCCATCCTTCATACGCACTGCGTCCTGCTCCGGAAGAGATATTCATAATCTTTTTCGAGCCCTTGAAATCTTTCAAAACATCGATAAATGTATTCATTAAATGAATTGGTGCCGTTAAATTCACTTGAATTGCTTGCTCTACTTTTTGCGCTTCCAATGCACCTACTAAACTAATGGGTTCAACCATACCCGCGTTATTGATTAATGTGAAAGAACTCGCTTCATCCATATGTTGACTGACGATTCCTTCAAGAATGGCAGTCGCTTTCTCATAGTCTGTGAGATCTACTTCATACATCGTATGTAGTTGATCTGGATTCGTTCGTGCCATACCGTACACCATTGCACCCATTTCTTGAAATTGACTCAGTAATTGTTGACCTACTCCTTTTGAAGCGCCTGTAATGATGATAATATCCATATGTCTTTGCTCCTTTTCTATACGAATCAATTCATTCGTAATCCTATGTATGTTGTTGCACCTTCTGCCGTCTTATTCGGTAATTCGAAAAACAATATCCAGCAATACACTGCAATCGCCACTATAATGACGGTCAATAAAATCGCTTGACGTTTTTTCATTCCCTCACGTCCCTCATCTATTGTTCAACTCTTTTCATTCCACTATATCATAGCAAACGAGATCGCCACTCCAATTTCATTGAATGACGAACCCGATCATTACATTTACGTGTAGGAAACAAATTTTTGTGCTCCACCATTTTTAATACGAAGTAAATCTGCCAGTGTCTTCACACCATGACGATCGAGTTTTCTTAGTAACGCCGTGAAGACATGTGCCGTTGTCAACGCATCGCCTAATGCCCGATGTCGTTCGAAAATCTCTGTGCCGAATAGGCGTGCATAGTCTTCCAAATCTTGTTGCTCACTTGTGGGATCCAAATAATTAATTAAATGCATCGTATCAAATGATGTAGGGGTTTGAAATGTACATTTTTGACGGCTTAATTCTTTCTTAATTACCATTTCATCAAAACTGACATGGTGCCCAACCCATCCTGCACTTTTATGTTTTTCAATAAACGCAAAATATTCTTCAATAGCTGGAAGAGGCAGAGGTGCCTGGTCAACTTGTGATTGCTTTATAGTCGTCAACTTGCTAATAATAGGAGGAATATCCCTGGATGGATTCACAAATGTTTGAAATACATGATCCGTAACCTCAAATCCTTCCACTTGTACGGCACCAATCTCAATCATTCGATCGTCCGCCCCAATAGCAAAACCCGTCGTTTCTGTATCGAATACTGTGAAATTCATATCTTGCAGTGGCGTATTTAGCTGAAGCGATTGCTGTAGTTCATACGATAATTTTTTCTTTTTCCAAAACATGAAATCGCCCCCTACTTCTATAGTACATTATGCGCGAACTTTGTACAGGGACCTTTATCCATATTGTCTTAAAGTTTCGACAATAAGTGTGATTGAAGTGCTCTGACTGTATCTAGCGTTGTACGTAATTCATTCAATTCCCACCTTCTAAGCTTACGCAAGTCAATTTCAGTAGAAATTTTCTCACCACGTAAATGTTTCTCCCACGACATGGAAATTCGAATACTTAAAGATATTTCATACGCATGACGAATTTCTTCCGCAAAATCTTTGGTGATTTTTTTCTTCTTCTGCAAGGCTGAAATAATTTCAAGAGGTGTGGCGTTAATAATTCCATTACTGACTCCTAAAATTTGCAAGCAATGATGAAGCGGGAATAAAGCATGTTTCTTAATATCTATTACATCCGCTTTACTACGTCCCCTGAAAATGTTCAAAAAGTTTTGTTGTAATTGTGGTATTGGTTTATCTTTTTCTTGTTGCGCCATATAGTAAATAAACGTAGCTGACTTTTTTAATAGATCGTGGACCATTTCGATAAATCGATCATTGACGGTAGTTTCACCGTAAAGGAATCGGAATGATAGGAAGTTGTAGCCGAGCAAAATCTGTTCAGGTGTAGATTGCAGCGCCCATTGCCGAATGCGTTCATGCCAAACGGCCATTGTGCCGCGCCACTGCGATTCGCTAGCCATCATGAATCCGATACACCTAGTGTAGCCTGCCTGTTCGAGATGAACGACAATTTCATTGCCAAGCAGCTCGAAATAGTCCTCTACTTGCTCAGACTGTTCTCTCGATACGTCTTCATAAACTAGGAAATGATCTTGATCAGTCAGCATAAACTGCTCTCCACGTGCACCGCTGCCCATTTGGTACCAAGCAAATGCAACTGGTGGCGTTCCTTTCCCTTGATCTTCAAGTGACTGCACAGCCAGCATCACGCAATGCTTAGCCAGACGATCATAGAACTTCGTAATGATTTCCAACGTATGGATTGTGGATATTTCATCTTGAATTAAATTGGACAATACATCGTAAATTGCCGCTTTGACGATAGGCAATCTTTCAAATGAAGCTTCTTCTATCGTTTTTAAGATATTCATGGAATTACGATCACGTTTCGTCATTAACGTAGCAAATGTCACGATACCTACAGGCTTCCCCGCTTTAACTACCGGCAAATGCTTAATTCCGTGTTTATAAAATTTAGACAAGGCTTCATAATAATAATCGGTTGCCTTAATCGTATGCGGCTCTTTCGTCATAACATCTTTCGCCTTTAGTCCGATTGGAGAATCGCCACCCGCAATCACTCGTTCGACTAAATCTTTTTCCGTTACAATTCCAAGTAATTTACCCGACGGATCGGTCACGATAATCGAACTGATGGAATGTTGAATCATCAATTTGGCGATCTCTCTTGTTTCTGCTTCCGCATGAATTGTCACCAATGGACTGCTCATGAAATCCTGTACACGTCGGACATACGGTTCACTCTCACCGTACTCGTCAGCCAAACGAACTTGCTCTCCTAATGAAGTATAGACATTCGCCAAACGAATTGACATTTTGCGCAAGACGTAATCCCGCACATGTTGATCGTCCATCCGATGCTTAATCACTTCATAGGGTACTTGGAGACAAACTGAGCCTTCTGCCACGACCATATCCATATGATGTTTATCGAGCGGTCGGGCCATTTCCCCTAAGTAGTAGGCAAAATTGGAAAAGCCAATGATTTCGTTTTCTTGAATGAATTCCAGTGTTACTGAGCTGCCATCTTGTCCTTCTATTTGAACTTCTGCGGATCCTTTTAATACGATGAGCAACCCTTCTTGAGGCGTTTTGAAATAGTTGGATTTCTCCGCTTCTTTATACATTTTCAGCTTGCATTCAAGCAATAACTGATCAAATTCCTTTTCAGACGCACTAATAAACAATGGATTCTTATGGATTTTATCATACCATTCCTGACCCTTGACCATCTTCAGCAATTCAAAACCTCCTAATCGTATGGACCGTCATGAGACTCCACTTCATCGTATTCAAATATACATATCATCCATGCATAGATATTTATGTTCAGTATAACTTCGGCCGGCACTTCCAATGTAAAACCTAGTCTTAGCTATTTTTCAGTTTGTCACTTTAATAAAAAATGGCTCCCTCTTCTATCGTGCTTGTAGAAGAGAGAACCATTAGTTGAATAATTATTAAAGATCAAGCTCTTTGTAGCCAGTTTCTGCTTTGAAACGAACTTCTGCATAAGAAATTTCATCTTTCTCGTGACGCTTAGAGCTAACAAGTGTACCAATCCATGCAGCAAGGAAACCTGCTGGTACGGAGAAGATAGCTGGGTTAGCATATGGGAAGATTGGGTCACCCGTGATAAGAGTAGCTCCCTCAACTGGGTTCATTACGGATGGGCTAATCGCCACAAGAACTAGTGCAACGATTAGGCCTGTCAACATCGAAGCAACAGCGCCTGTCGTGTTAAACTTCTTCCAATAGATTGTTAGT
This window of the Sporosarcina ureae genome carries:
- a CDS encoding class I SAM-dependent methyltransferase; this translates as MANILLHRVLPIAKRLITERVQPGDTVVDATAGNGNDTLFLADLVGDEGRVFAFDIQQQALNTTKQHLGELADRATLIHDSHANVRQYVEGEISGAMFNLGYLPYSDNPSIITTPSSTIAALDSLLGLLKKSGIITITVYDGHEGGAEERDALLDYVSKLHQGDVHAIRYELLNQRRNPPFLLALEKMKDFTKVRTVEAGES
- a CDS encoding SDR family NAD(P)-dependent oxidoreductase, which produces MDIIIITGASKGVGQQLLSQFQEMGAMVYGMARTNPDQLHTMYEVDLTDYEKATAILEGIVSQHMDEASSFTLINNAGMVEPISLVGALEAQKVEQAIQVNLTAPIHLMNTFIDVLKDFKGSKKIMNISSGAGRSAYEGWGIYCTTKAGLDQFSRVVAQEQKAAEYPTGIVSIAPGIIDTGMQETIRSSTEQQFPHLRRFEAYKREGQLSSAFETAEKLVRFVNEVDFLKIDPIADIRKFD
- a CDS encoding PolC-type DNA polymerase III codes for the protein MFWKKKKLSYELQQSLQLNTPLQDMNFTVFDTETTGFAIGADDRMIEIGAVQVEGFEVTDHVFQTFVNPSRDIPPIISKLTTIKQSQVDQAPLPLPAIEEYFAFIEKHKSAGWVGHHVSFDEMVIKKELSRQKCTFQTPTSFDTMHLINYLDPTSEQQDLEDYARLFGTEIFERHRALGDALTTAHVFTALLRKLDRHGVKTLADLLRIKNGGAQKFVSYT
- a CDS encoding DUF294 nucleotidyltransferase-like domain-containing protein gives rise to the protein MVKGQEWYDKIHKNPLFISASEKEFDQLLLECKLKMYKEAEKSNYFKTPQEGLLIVLKGSAEVQIEGQDGSSVTLEFIQENEIIGFSNFAYYLGEMARPLDKHHMDMVVAEGSVCLQVPYEVIKHRMDDQHVRDYVLRKMSIRLANVYTSLGEQVRLADEYGESEPYVRRVQDFMSSPLVTIHAEAETREIAKLMIQHSISSIIVTDPSGKLLGIVTEKDLVERVIAGGDSPIGLKAKDVMTKEPHTIKATDYYYEALSKFYKHGIKHLPVVKAGKPVGIVTFATLMTKRDRNSMNILKTIEEASFERLPIVKAAIYDVLSNLIQDEISTIHTLEIITKFYDRLAKHCVMLAVQSLEDQGKGTPPVAFAWYQMGSGARGEQFMLTDQDHFLVYEDVSREQSEQVEDYFELLGNEIVVHLEQAGYTRCIGFMMASESQWRGTMAVWHERIRQWALQSTPEQILLGYNFLSFRFLYGETTVNDRFIEMVHDLLKKSATFIYYMAQQEKDKPIPQLQQNFLNIFRGRSKADVIDIKKHALFPLHHCLQILGVSNGIINATPLEIISALQKKKKITKDFAEEIRHAYEISLSIRISMSWEKHLRGEKISTEIDLRKLRRWELNELRTTLDTVRALQSHLLSKL